One window of Curtobacterium sp. 458 genomic DNA carries:
- a CDS encoding ABC transporter permease: MSAVQLAPEAPGAPVTVAATGWKLAVRRFRHNTLAVIGLVVIVVVVLFCFVGPFLYPTDQTHTQLDQVNLAPSAAHLLGTDAVGHDVLGRLMFGGKVSLMVGIAAGILATVVGTLWGSVAGYVGGWVDAVMMRVVDAGIAIPALFILLVISAITTPGVWGLVVILGLVSWLVPSRLIRAETLTLKNRDYVLTLRAIGGSHARAIGRHLLPNSVSTIVVAATFQVADAILLVAYVSYLGLGVQAPATDWGGMLSAGLTSAYSGRWWLIVPPGLAVILVVCAFNAVGDGLRDAFDVRGR; the protein is encoded by the coding sequence ATGAGCGCCGTCCAACTGGCACCGGAGGCCCCCGGCGCACCGGTCACCGTCGCCGCGACCGGCTGGAAGCTCGCGGTCCGACGCTTCCGCCACAACACCCTCGCGGTGATCGGCCTCGTCGTCATCGTGGTGGTCGTCCTGTTCTGCTTCGTCGGCCCGTTCCTGTACCCGACCGACCAGACCCACACGCAGCTCGACCAGGTGAACCTCGCCCCGAGCGCCGCGCACCTGCTCGGCACCGACGCCGTCGGCCACGACGTCCTCGGCCGCCTGATGTTCGGCGGCAAGGTGTCGCTCATGGTCGGCATCGCGGCGGGCATCCTCGCCACCGTGGTCGGCACGCTGTGGGGCTCGGTCGCCGGGTACGTCGGGGGGTGGGTCGACGCTGTGATGATGCGCGTCGTCGACGCCGGCATCGCGATCCCCGCGCTGTTCATCCTGCTCGTCATCTCGGCCATCACGACCCCCGGGGTCTGGGGGCTCGTCGTGATCCTCGGGCTCGTGTCGTGGCTCGTGCCCTCCCGACTCATCCGCGCCGAGACCCTCACGCTCAAGAACCGCGACTACGTCCTCACCCTGCGCGCCATCGGTGGCTCCCACGCCCGGGCGATCGGTCGCCACCTGCTGCCGAACTCGGTGTCCACGATCGTGGTCGCGGCCACGTTCCAGGTCGCCGACGCGATCCTCCTCGTGGCGTACGTCTCCTACCTCGGACTCGGCGTCCAGGCCCCCGCCACCGACTGGGGCGGCATGCTCTCCGCCGGCCTGACTTCCGCCTACTCCGGACGCTGGTGGCTCATCGTGCCACCGGGACTCGCCGTGATCCTCGTCGTCTGCGCGTTCAACGCCGTGGGCGACGGGCTCCGGGACGCCTTCGACGTGAGGGGCCGCTGA
- a CDS encoding ROK family protein, with amino-acid sequence MADLSARVLELVASGQASSRTEIATLLGAAPSTVSHVVAQLLAHGLLAEEGTDVSTGGRPRKVLRIGGADEYAVAADVGGGHARIGVVRPGGALESVANVPFALADGPTAGLQRLAGMLERLADEQGRAGLRGVGLSLPGPVDVEAGVVDLPSRMPGWNGFPVASWLTERFGLPAVVDNDANCMAAGEQSVQDPSRRQTITIKAGSAIGAGIVIDGRLYRGSTGSAGDITHVRIDAAGDTPCSCGNTGCLETVASGAALVRILSNAGVAVESTADVVRLASDAHPEATRAVRLAGRYLGEVLAANVNFFNPDAVYLGGILSTLDPFIAAVRSQLYESCHPLMTQHLAIEPVSLGADAGLVGAGQFALQRGLTASLEELSAPIPQSAVRKRNVRV; translated from the coding sequence GTGGCCGACCTCAGCGCCCGCGTCCTGGAGCTCGTCGCTTCGGGACAGGCCTCGAGCCGCACCGAGATCGCCACGCTGCTGGGTGCCGCGCCGTCGACCGTCTCGCACGTGGTCGCGCAGCTGCTCGCGCACGGGCTCCTCGCCGAGGAGGGCACCGACGTCTCGACGGGCGGGCGCCCCCGCAAGGTGCTCCGGATCGGCGGGGCCGACGAGTACGCGGTCGCCGCGGACGTCGGTGGCGGTCACGCCCGCATCGGCGTGGTCCGACCGGGAGGCGCGCTCGAGTCCGTCGCGAACGTCCCGTTCGCGCTCGCCGACGGTCCGACCGCCGGGCTCCAGCGACTCGCCGGGATGCTCGAGCGTCTCGCCGACGAGCAGGGGCGCGCGGGGCTCAGGGGGGTCGGCCTCAGCCTGCCCGGCCCGGTCGACGTCGAGGCCGGCGTGGTCGACCTGCCGAGCCGCATGCCCGGGTGGAACGGCTTCCCGGTGGCGTCCTGGCTCACCGAGCGGTTCGGGCTGCCGGCGGTCGTCGACAACGACGCGAACTGCATGGCCGCCGGTGAGCAGAGCGTGCAGGACCCGTCGCGTCGGCAGACCATCACGATCAAGGCCGGCTCGGCCATCGGTGCCGGGATCGTCATCGACGGCCGGCTCTACCGCGGGTCGACCGGGTCCGCCGGCGACATCACGCACGTGCGCATCGACGCGGCCGGGGACACCCCGTGCTCGTGCGGCAACACCGGCTGCCTCGAGACGGTGGCCTCCGGTGCCGCGCTCGTCCGCATCCTGTCGAACGCCGGGGTCGCGGTCGAGTCCACGGCCGACGTGGTCCGGCTCGCCTCGGACGCGCACCCCGAGGCCACCCGTGCCGTGCGGCTGGCCGGCCGGTACCTCGGTGAGGTCCTCGCGGCCAACGTCAACTTCTTCAACCCGGACGCGGTCTACCTCGGCGGCATCCTGTCGACGCTCGACCCGTTCATCGCCGCCGTCCGGAGCCAGCTGTACGAGAGCTGCCACCCGCTCATGACGCAGCACCTCGCGATCGAACCGGTGTCGCTCGGCGCCGACGCCGGGCTCGTCGGCGCCGGCCAGTTCGCGCTGCAGCGGGGCCTGACCGCCTCGCTCGAGGAGCTCTCGGCGCCCATCCCCCAGTCCGCCGTCAGGAAGAGGAACGTCCGTGTCTGA
- a CDS encoding peptide ABC transporter substrate-binding protein has protein sequence MTKPRRWALLTGAAIAVSALLAGCSGGGNASSGSSNTDEINYALPANFTPNWILPIGTAAHLNTNNGSIAQSLYEPLVAYDGSTGKIAWNKAGSVATDAAFAKDGTSVTMTLGDRHWSDGKPITSRDVEFWFNLIKANKDQWGSYSKGKAPDNWTSFKAIDDTHFTITFDKAYNADWMLANQLSHIIPLPQHAWDKTSASGSVGNADETTAGAKQVWKYLNTAAGKISDYASDDLWKTISGPYGVSAFTTAGKVTLTANKEYDGGEEPAIKTVNLLPFTSADAEVNAVRSGGVDYGYINATDMDQKASFEAKGYEVKPWTGWAITYMPYNFNNPTMGAVFKQLYARQAVQMSIDQTSLSEVVFNGTATSTYGPIPQAQESDYVSSVQKDNPYPFSTSKAKALLTSHGWEEQGGTMVCTDPGTSDSQCGEGVDKGTKFTMNVLSQSGSTVTDNMMSAIQSSLAKTGIGFTIKTAPVSSVLSQTPTCTSDEASCDWDLSFFGTAGSWYFPAYPTGESLFQTDGSANFGSYSNKEVDQLIDATTTSTDSTAVQDYSAAVAKDLPVIWLPEPDYQISVVKKGLTGFDQDSLANFHPAQWKWSK, from the coding sequence ATGACCAAGCCCCGTCGCTGGGCGCTCCTCACCGGAGCCGCGATCGCCGTGAGCGCGCTGCTCGCCGGCTGCTCCGGAGGCGGCAACGCCTCGTCCGGCAGCAGCAACACCGACGAGATCAACTACGCGCTGCCGGCCAACTTCACGCCGAACTGGATCCTGCCGATCGGCACGGCAGCGCACCTCAACACGAACAACGGCTCGATCGCGCAGTCGCTGTACGAGCCCCTCGTCGCGTACGACGGCTCGACGGGCAAGATCGCGTGGAACAAGGCCGGCTCCGTGGCAACCGACGCAGCGTTCGCGAAGGACGGCACGAGCGTCACGATGACCCTCGGCGACCGCCACTGGTCCGACGGCAAGCCGATCACGAGCCGCGACGTCGAGTTCTGGTTCAACCTCATCAAGGCGAACAAGGACCAGTGGGGCTCGTACTCGAAGGGCAAGGCGCCCGACAACTGGACCTCATTCAAGGCCATCGACGACACCCACTTCACGATCACGTTCGACAAGGCGTACAACGCCGACTGGATGCTCGCGAACCAGCTGAGCCACATCATCCCGCTGCCGCAGCACGCCTGGGACAAGACGAGCGCGAGCGGTTCGGTCGGCAACGCGGACGAAACCACCGCGGGCGCGAAGCAGGTCTGGAAGTACCTCAACACCGCCGCCGGCAAGATCTCGGACTACGCTAGCGACGACCTCTGGAAGACCATCTCCGGCCCGTACGGCGTGAGCGCGTTCACCACCGCCGGCAAGGTCACGCTGACGGCCAACAAGGAGTACGACGGCGGCGAGGAGCCCGCCATCAAGACCGTCAACCTGCTGCCGTTCACGTCCGCTGACGCCGAGGTCAACGCCGTCCGCTCGGGCGGGGTCGACTACGGCTACATCAACGCCACCGACATGGACCAGAAGGCGTCCTTCGAGGCCAAGGGCTACGAGGTCAAGCCCTGGACCGGCTGGGCCATCACGTACATGCCGTACAACTTCAACAACCCGACCATGGGTGCGGTCTTCAAGCAGCTCTACGCCCGCCAGGCCGTGCAGATGTCGATCGACCAGACCTCGCTGTCGGAGGTCGTGTTCAACGGCACCGCCACCTCGACCTACGGCCCGATCCCGCAGGCGCAGGAGTCCGACTACGTCTCGTCCGTGCAGAAGGACAACCCGTACCCGTTCAGCACCTCGAAGGCCAAGGCGCTCCTGACCAGCCACGGCTGGGAGGAGCAGGGCGGCACCATGGTCTGCACCGACCCGGGCACGTCCGACAGCCAGTGCGGCGAGGGCGTCGACAAGGGCACGAAGTTCACCATGAACGTGCTCTCGCAGTCCGGTTCCACCGTCACCGACAACATGATGAGCGCGATCCAGTCCTCGCTCGCGAAGACCGGCATCGGCTTCACGATCAAGACCGCGCCGGTGTCGAGCGTCCTGTCGCAGACCCCGACCTGCACCAGCGACGAGGCCAGCTGTGACTGGGACCTCTCCTTCTTCGGCACCGCGGGCAGCTGGTACTTCCCGGCTTACCCGACCGGTGAGTCGCTCTTCCAGACCGATGGTTCGGCCAACTTCGGGTCGTACTCGAACAAGGAGGTCGACCAGCTCATCGACGCGACCACCACGTCGACCGATTCGACCGCCGTGCAGGACTACAGCGCGGCCGTCGCGAAGGACCTCCCGGTCATCTGGCTCCCCGAGCCCGACTACCAGATCTCGGTCGTCAAGAAGGGTCTGACCGGGTTCGACCAGGACTCCCTCGCGAACTTCCACCCCGCACAGTGGAAGTGGAGCAAGTAA
- a CDS encoding ABC transporter permease, producing the protein MTTALYLLRRVLQALAVVLIVTIVVFCLLHALPGGPARGVLGVSATPAQIAAFNQSQGLDQPLPVQYLRFLGRLLTGDIGMSYTLNEPVSQLIAERLPKTLVLTGMSAVLGLVIAIPVGMWQAVRRNGAVDYAATALAFVFYSTPAFFLGLVLIIVFSQQLPWLPSQAPSGNTLAEVFQDPAGLVLPVVTGALAMIAVFSRYMRASTLENLQEDYVRTARAGGASTATILRRHVFRNSLTPVVAMLGYYLPVLFGGALVTEQLFNYPGMGLLFWNAAQTSDYPTLLGCVLVISIATVVGTLLADVAQSLIDPRTKASRA; encoded by the coding sequence ATGACCACCGCTCTCTACCTGCTCCGGCGCGTGCTGCAAGCACTCGCCGTGGTCCTCATCGTCACGATCGTCGTGTTCTGCCTGCTGCACGCCCTGCCGGGCGGACCCGCCCGCGGCGTCCTCGGCGTCTCCGCAACGCCGGCGCAGATCGCCGCGTTCAACCAGTCGCAGGGACTCGACCAGCCGCTGCCCGTGCAGTACCTCCGGTTCCTCGGACGCCTGCTCACCGGCGACATCGGCATGTCGTACACGCTCAACGAGCCGGTCTCGCAGCTCATCGCCGAGCGCCTGCCGAAGACCCTCGTGCTCACCGGCATGTCCGCCGTCCTCGGGCTCGTCATCGCGATCCCGGTCGGGATGTGGCAGGCCGTCCGCCGCAACGGTGCGGTCGACTACGCGGCCACCGCGCTGGCGTTCGTGTTCTACTCGACGCCCGCGTTCTTCCTCGGACTCGTGCTCATCATCGTCTTCAGCCAGCAGCTGCCGTGGCTGCCGTCCCAGGCGCCGAGCGGGAACACCCTCGCCGAGGTGTTCCAGGACCCGGCCGGCCTCGTGCTCCCCGTCGTCACCGGAGCCCTCGCGATGATCGCCGTGTTCAGCCGGTACATGCGGGCCTCGACCCTCGAGAACCTCCAGGAGGACTACGTCCGCACGGCTCGGGCCGGGGGAGCCTCGACGGCGACGATCCTCCGGCGGCACGTGTTCCGGAACTCGCTCACCCCGGTGGTCGCGATGCTCGGCTACTACCTGCCCGTGCTGTTCGGCGGGGCCCTCGTGACCGAGCAGCTGTTCAACTACCCCGGCATGGGGCTGCTGTTCTGGAACGCGGCGCAGACGTCGGACTACCCGACGCTGCTCGGCTGCGTCCTCGTCATCTCGATCGCGACCGTCGTGGGCACGCTGCTCGCCGACGTCGCGCAGTCCCTCATCGACCCGCGAACGAAGGCGAGCCGCGCATGA